The Hydra vulgaris chromosome 14, alternate assembly HydraT2T_AEP genome includes the window AAAACTTAGTAAACTTTCCAGGCGTAAtcttaaataaacattttcgttggagtttatatataaaaagtattgaaaataaaatatcaaaaaatttagcaatGATATATAagactaaatcatttttaaacaataattctttaaaaagtttatatttctcttttattcattgttatttaatttattgcaatattgcatgGGCCAGTACAAaccatacaaatttaaaaaattgtactgtaaacaaaaacaaaattgcagAACAGTTTTGTGAGCTGGTAGAACTATACCTTGTGAGATCTTCTGCATATACTTGaagcattaaatatttataaaatcaacatACACCAAGTTTTAATGTTCatctataaaacaaatatagaattatctcctaaaatatttcaatcctattttgacaaaatatttcataaatattcaacaaaatttttaaataacaactttgttgtcccaaaatataattcaaaactaaCTTCATATTCAGTTCTTTATCATGGACCTTACTTGTGGAAAATGTTTCCTAAGAttgtaaatatacataaaactaGTATAGAgcagtttaaaaatgaattaaaacagACATTCTTACTTATGGATTTTAATATATccaatcttaaatattttttaaaattgaaactcaaatacaaaaaaataactaatacaaaaattatgtcACTGAgtgtattaacatttttttttcattaccttAACTATGGTATTACCTCTATGgtgttttctaatttatttacgttatttttatgaagtatatttatttatgttatttctatggtgtatattaatttatttacttttttttttaaatcttagtttaaatttttaagttttaagcaaatgataatatcttatttattttttcttattcacTTGATCTTACTCTTTCCTTAAATTTCgattctttaatatttttataaaatagcaaccaattgttatttattttacttttatattttttttaataaatagtttgttaactatagatatttaaatattacggTTTTTGTAAATACGTGAGAATTGGGCTCGGTGAAAAGGCTAAATAAGTCTTCTTCTTGCCCtgccaatatttatttttatttatatgctttgaaactgtatatattattaaatggaaaaaaataaacaataaattgcTAAAACAGTTATTCCTTTTTGTTTGGCAATTTTATAGAATGCGAAACTTCATAAAACAACTCTCATTATGCAAagcttttagaatatttttatacaatattttcatagtaacttaaaacaaatagttACGAAACGTTCGGTGCATAATGTAATAATGTTCAATTTCCTCTAATGTTTTGCCTTTAGTTTCAggtacaataaaataaattaacggaatacttattaaataaatgccAGATAAGAGCCAAAACGAATACTTTTCATTTTCTATCAACCAATCAGTAATCAAGTACCTTACGTTGTTTAACAACCAATAGGCAGATATAGCAATGCTACCAAAAGTTCCTCTAGCGCGTGGGGGAAATATTTCTGAGAAAATTATCCAAGGTAACGGTCCCCATGATAAAGTGAAAACAATACCATAAAATACTGTAGTGTATAGTGTAGAGCCATTAAAACTATGCTTTATCTGGTAATAAACTGCAATAATAATGCtatacagaaataaaaaagcGCTTCCAGAAATAAGTAGGGGTCTTCTGCGGAATGCATGTACTAAAATGCATCCAAGTAGTGCAAGTAGAGTCTGCAACAGCAAAAAGAGTGGCAATGCAACTACTTTTGCTtctaacaatttttgaaaattaaaagaatattggTGATAAATGAATTGCTGAACAAAACACAACAAACTTCCTATAAAAAGAGGTCGAAACAATCCCAGTGAACGATAATCATTAACAGATATTATCTGCTGATGTTGTACACTTATTTGAATGTCAACACATTGATCTTCTGCATCATGCAATTCTCCGCTTAgccaaaataagtttttaagcgCTTCATCCCGGCGATTTTGTGTTAAAAGCCATCTTGGCGTTTCCGGCATAAGAATCAATAAAAAgcctaataaacaaaacaaaattccaataatatcattaaaatataaatgactCGAAAGTTTGAATTCAATAACTAACAATAAACTTGCTCCAAAAATTAAAGCGTTATTACACATTACTCCCATTAGCCCGCGTAAGTATGGAGATGATATCTCAGCAATATATATAGGGACCACAAGGGAAGTCATTCCAACCCCGATTCCATAGTATATGGCTccgatataacaaaatattgtggaggtatcttttaaaaaaattgacatttgCCAACTAAGAAGCGCAAATATATAACTAAGAAGATAAAATACTAATGCCAGAAATATAGTAAACTTTCTTCCAattatgtcaataaattttCCCGAAAGCAAGCTTCCAACAAACGCACTTGTAAAACGCGAATGTTGAAAATTTGCATTATTCTTATGCACGAATAGCAAACCATTGCCGAAAAGTACAAATAATGTCGATGCAACTAAAACTGCTGATAAAGTACGtactattacttttttttgttgtctttGTTCACCTAACAAGTCTGTTTGCGAAGATTCAATCATTTCGTAAAGTGAAATCAAAAACGTGTACTgtaagattttctttttactatatctattttacttaaaacatcttATATACTAATTAGGTATCTAATAAACAATATTggttttgcaacatttaattaaaaaaatatttaatgaagtttGGATAAATAGATTTTAGAAATCAGTTAAGTTATCTacgacaaaaattatttttaagtctcattaaaaaaagttagctGCTTCTCCATTATTCGTTTGATCTCAAATTTTACCGAACAAATGTCTCCGTTTTGGAGAATTTATTCCGACTaagaataatgataaaataaacaaaaaccttCAGCACTAATGTGATCAGATGTAATTAATTCATAACCTTCAGAACTGGATTTAATTAAGATATTTGAATCTAAAATCTTGAATCAACATTCTTCGACGTTGTAAAGGCTCTTCTAATCTTCTTGACCACGGCTGCAACAAACTATTCCAGAAACATtcaatttatacattaaaaaaaattacaagcgCTTTTCGTTTAACTAAATGTCAATAAATAACATGttcaataattagtttataaacaactctttaataaaaatctgtttAAGCAATAATAATCGTAACAATGGTGCCATGAAACACTTCAAAGACCAATATTTACACTAAgaattaaaattgtattatcTTTAATCATGTCATAAACCTCACCTATAATACTTTTTACGCTAATTATCAATTGTGTGACTTacgaaaacaacaaaaatctgttttaaattctccttaaaatttatataaataaatatataaaccaaCAGACATCTAAATTTTAGACAGCACAAACATAACTAAAAACGAGtcttggaaaaaaacaaaagtaatcaCATTAAAGAGAAAAGTAGTTTGAACCTCTCAGCAAGTTTTCAAGTACTCACAAAGatgttggaaaaaataatttaatgataattaatatactcttttgcaataaaagttataaacaagATTATTAATTATACTAATGAAATCGCAAATGTAACTATACCTGTTTctccgtttttttttaaataataaaatgtataacagAGTGtaagcatatatttttattattattttttgtttttattaaacacccTCTGTAAATGTGTTTACAAGgtgaaaatacataaaaatagtttaagataTATAAAGAGAGAATAAAGTATATCACTTGGGAATGTTTTCTTCaagagtatttttaaaaattgttcgctGTTGCTTTGCATTCCAACATTGAATTACCTGGACTAAAATTTGATAAGTATCTTCAGGaattatattttctgaaatattaattttcactttctttttatcctgaattaagtttttcatatttattatatagttaactataaataactttataaaaatcagttacGTTTTAAGAACAACAAGTCGATAAACATCgtattctttaaataactttaatgaaactttcaaaaatataaatcttacaTTTGGTGTTTTGAttgatttatcaaaagattttgaGCTGTCaacgataaaaaaattttgttaaaaagtttggaTGCCATCGCATACAAATCTCTCTAACCGAAAGAAATTcgcatttaataaagttttctatcattaaagttattaaacacAATGTATTGTGTCCCACAAGAATCCATggtataatgaatttttttcataatatacattaatattcGTCACAAAGCGTTCAATTTGAATTTGTGTTATCtgcaaaatttttgttaacaacACAAACTTTTGCAGACAACttgttaaagtatataaaaatatgaaaatacattttaataatatgatcagagagctcaaaaaaatatcttcaaataCTGATATGGACACTTTCCTCtttgaactataaaaaaaaaatactgcttATAAATATGTCTAATCTCTTTATTAATAATGACATCCAAAAAAGTgaacaaaagaaaatagtatTACAATTATTGAAAGTTTCTGAagcacaaaaaaattaagaagaagAATAGAAActgaagcaaaagaaaaaatgtcaatgaaGGCCTTCTTTTACTTCAATGTCAGAATCAagtttaaagtagttttgcttGGAAAACAGATTTGCTATAACTAAACTAATAAAACTATGtgcaaactttttaaagaaaattaaattatttaggtTTAAAAGCCTGCCAGtctaaaaatctaaattaattgTGGGAATGAAAGTGTCTGAAGTGAGTCAAACAATGGCGCAATAATGATGTAAACTTCTGGAGATCGGtaagttgttattattttatcacgAATGTTGAACtgagtttttatataaaataaaaaaagaccaGTATATATTTTTCGAATGTTTTGTTCTTCTGTTTTTGTCAGGTTTACTTCAAAAATGAAAGCACATTTAAATCGGGTGATGCTAAAAGAAGATAAGTCACATTGAAAATTGAACTAATAATGATTTCGACGTTTTAAGAATAGGTTTCAACTAATAATGACAAAATTAGACATTTCAGAAGCTTGGTTATAACAGTAACTGCAATCGATTGAAGAGCTGTTCATGCAAGAAGGAGTTGAGTCACTGACTTATAAAAATTCTTCTTTTGTCGTCTGCAAACGTAGCTACTCACTGACCGCAACAAATGATATGAGgcagttgttgtttttgtttattttgttgtactGTATTGCATATCCTAAATAGAAATTAACTTTATGTTTTGTGTTCTTAGTCATATTATTATACTGTACTGTATAGCTTAACCTAAATAGGAATTAACTTGTATATTAActtaaagtattttatgtttttagtctAACGTTATACAATACATGTGTGaaagatgaaaataaattcGGATGAAAGTTTCTTGATAAAAAgccaaaagaaaaaagaaaaacaaattcaagacttctgaagaaaaatattataaaggtTGCCAGAATAAAAGGTAAAGAATCTATTAACAACAGGttgaaatttgtaataaaacgCAGTGTAAAAGCAGTAACTGTTTTTCAATCTGCAAAAGGAACAGGCAACTTGAGACTATTAATAAAAAGGATTAagtgaatatattaaaaacattgcttCCTTTAAGTATCACTTTATGGTGGGTTCTAATCAAATGCAGGTggtttttacaacttttttaagtttacatgcTGTTACAAAAAACGAATTGAAAGTTAGCGAGTTTTGCTAATGTTTAGGAAAAACCCCGTGGATAAAAAAAACGTCATATAAAACAAGTATTACCTGAAgaaaccaaaaattttagaagacaTTACATTGAAAGATTTCCAACTAAGGAATGTCACCATATTGGAAAGCCTATATGCTACCTAGCTGCCACTATAATGTTAAAACTATGTATAGgttgtttaaagaaaaatactttttaataaatttgatggAACGAAGTTTTTCAActactttaatgaaaattgtaATCTTTcctttagaaaattttgttaatattaataaaagtaacatGGCACACGTTTTTGATAATCACGAAGGCATATGATGCAAAGGTCTAAATGTAGGTCGTAGCTTAAAACGGCATTTTACCGCACTCCACTTATTCTCAGATAATTGTTGGGgctaaataaaaagcattcaTTATCTAGGCTACTCTTggtcataaataaattaaagaaatttgataAGATTGAGCAATTCTACCCAATAGTAGAGCAACTCTTTCTACCGTGTGATATGgatttttttaaccaaatgtTAGTAAGTTTAAGAGGACAAAAAGCATTACTTTTCAATAAGCACATATATGTACTGCACATATCATCAAAAACTTCCATCTAAGGTTATTGGCTAACCTTTCTTTAATGGCTGATTAATATCATAATTATGATATTAATCAGTCATTAAAGATAATGAATCGTTACTTTTTCTTTAGACAGGTTTTCCTAAACTTTGTTATTGTTACATGTTCTCCAATTCAAGAAGCATACCATGCAGGAAAAGTaccaataaaaattgaataaatggcAGACATAAAGAAACTACACTCtaaattttgagaaaagttGAGTTTGAAGACTTTTATGCTGAAAACTATTTGTGGTCAACAACCGAAGTGGTTGAAGTTGAAAATGATAACTAAGTTGTTGTTTCTTCTGTTGCTTATCTAAGACTAAAGAGATTTATTTAAAGACACTTTTAAAGTTAGTTCTTTATATATAGGAGTGTTGATTTTTTGGCGTTTTCagtatataacattattttaaaacacatcTGTCTgtctttttattcaaattatgctaaaaaagaataattcaaacaactttaatgttttttcatttgaaaccaTTGTAAATGTCTTAATCAAGTGTGTTTCATGATAACTAGGATAATAAAGAATTTTCATATACGAAATTTCATATACGAAAAATTACatctcttaaaataaaaatctaatcgcAAAGTAAACTGAACTTTTAGAAAATATCATTCATGTGTAATACAGAACCGTCTTTCGATAATTTCCGATATTCATCGAAATTAACCAGATCAATGATATTGTTGCTTACATGTTGAAATTGGTAATCATTGACATCCATTGCATTGGCCGAAGTAATACTGTCATCACTGTTAAAATTctgcaatattaaaaagaaattcacGGAagtacttaaaataaatttaattattatagaaacaaataaattagcaaaataataaaatacactaatatttttttaccatgcTACTGTTTTTGGAAAACATATATCGCTTTAAATTGTAGCATGTGCCCTCTTACAGAAGCAACTTAAATCTCGATACAAAGCATTAAACTTTCTGTCTGTGTTAGCTGATACAATTTAATAGTGCCAATAGCCTTTAATGTTTTGGAACATTTTGAGTCAAAAGAAGTAATTTTGGATCCCTCAATAtagtaaaactttattaatgaaTGCCCAttgttaagaaaattaaataaactttctgcATCTGGAAGGTCACAACCCATGTTAAGCAATTGATCTGCCTGACGTTTCACATATCCTCCTATCGCATCTGGTGCTCCCTTGCCATGTccactttcaaaaaaattccaactggctaaattaaaatttaattcgtATATCAATGTGGAGAATAAGAAGAAATTTTGCTTATTCCGATATTGTGTGGTTGgtccatcaaaaaaaaatgaagatctGTAATTTGTGGGTTATTCTTCTTGAGTTCAATTAGCAAGGGTTTCAGATAGTGGTGCCCATATAGCAATTAGCAAGGGTTCCAGATATGTGCCCATATAGAAGGAGGATCGTGCCTCAAAGAGTCGAATATAGTTGTAAATGACTGGTGTTCAtccattttataaattactCCTGTGTGCAATGTAGCTTGTTTGTTACTCGCTCCAAAATGTGAAGATTGACTTTCAGCAAAATTCTTGCACACATAGTTCTCAGAAAAATCTATATGTGCAACACCTTCGCTCacatttactgtttttttaaattgtttgtacATTCTGAACTGGTgtcttattataaaaacatgctTGCATAGCTCGTTTCGAATTGATTCacagaattttaatttaagatcTTTAAGTGTTCCTTGCTTCACACTTTTCCTGATAACatttgttgttttcttttttcctatcttttcataattctgtttttctttttcccaCTGGAACCAAACTATAATACTTTCATCTTTTAGCAATCCTTTTGCTTGAAATTGAACACGAGACTTAAAACAAATGTTACATTCTCTGCGCACCAACAACAACGAACAATTCGTCTTTTTCTTACTGATAATACAGATATCACTTTAACCTTCTTCTGCTCACGCCACATATGCCAACGTTTGCGTTCCTTTTCACGAAATATGTCTGcatttttttctcattgtctGTCCCAAAACGCTTTCTGAATTTCAGCACTAGATTTCTTTgaagttttcaagttttatgCCTAGTTGTATTTCTTTTGGAAAAAAAGTATAGTAAGTGTACTTGTTAATacaacaaaagtttatttattacttatttattattattaaaatatatttcaagatttacatttattttaaaagccaAACGTATTAGAgtcaaatgtaaataaaaaccaaacaatAAATGAAATCCTTTTACTAAAATACTTACAAATTACTCTTACAATAACTTGAAAGTAAAAGAACGCAGCGTACATATGGTATATTTAACGCTGCaaggtaattatattttatcgCTGCAGTAAGTCCCTAA containing:
- the LOC136073336 gene encoding uncharacterized protein LOC136073336, which encodes MIESSQTDLLGEQRQQKKVIVRTLSAVLVASTLFVLFGNGLLFVHKNNANFQHSRFTSAFVGSLLSGKFIDIIGRKFTIFLALVFYLLSYIFALLSWQMSIFLKDTSTIFCYIGAIYYGIGVGMTSLVVPIYIAEISSPYLRGLMGVMCNNALIFGASLLLVIEFKLSSHLYFNDIIGILFCLLGFLLILMPETPRWLLTQNRRDEALKNLFWLSGELHDAEDQCVDIQISVQHQQIISVNDYRSLGLFRPLFIGSLLCFVQQFIYHQYSFNFQKLLEAKVVALPLFLLLQTLLALLGCILVHAFRRRPLLISGSAFLFLYSIIIAVYYQIKHSFNGSTLYTTVFYGIVFTLSWGPLPWIIFSEIFPPRARGTFGSIAISAYWLLNNVRYLITDWLIENEKYSFWLLSGIYLISIPLIYFIVPETKGKTLEEIEHYYIMHRTFRNYLF